The sequence TCGCCAGGCCCGGCCGTGCAGGCCGAAGTAGACCGCCGCTTTTTCTTCGGAGGATGCATGGTTCGCAGTCAGCTTGGCGCACAAGATCTGAAATGACAGGGTGAGGGCAGAGACCAGCATCAACAGCGTGTAGACGGCCGTGGCATGCCCGAATCCCACCGGACCGAGAAGCCGCGCAACCCCAATGTTGTAAGCCAGGTTCATCAGGCTCACGAGCCCAGAACTGGCAAGCAGAATCAGGCTCCCGGTCACCACTCGCGAGCGCAAAGCTTTCAGCTGCGGTGACACCAAGACGCTAAGATCGTGCTCAGGCAATCGTTGAGGGCCAGGTTTAGTCGTGTTCAACATCGGCGTTTGACTGGGGTTCGATTTCTCGTGCCTCAAAGCACGCCTGCTGAATGACCCGCTTCCGGCAATCCGCGGTAAGCCATTCGTGTGGGGAAGACAGCAGTAGCATCAGAACAATGTCAGATGAAACACGGGTAAGACCTCCGTCTTGCCGCCTTGGCCAGAAAAGTTATAGAAGGTCTGCTGCTCTACACCGAAAGACAGTTTCAGCGGATAACCAATTCGACTCCCTCCCTTACCGTCATCCCCCGCCCGGTGAATAGGCTTCATGTACGAGACCAGGAGTTGCCCGTCAGCATTGTCATAATCGTGAAAGCCCTGTCCTCGCGAGAGCGCAAAAGAACCCTCTACGCTCCAGCGATGATTGGGGAAATATTCGACTCGCACCGCCGGGCGCACTGCCTGTGCCAGCGCGTAGAGTGAGTTCTCCACCCGCCACGATCGCAGATACTCTGCCAGACCCGTTACTTTCAGGCGCTCGTTGAAGCGGTGCTGCCATCCGACGTAAGTGGAGGTTGTGAAATATTCCCTTACCAGAGGATTGAAAAGCAGGTCGCGCGCCGCATAACCGGTGATCAGCGCGTTATTCCCCCACGGACGGCCAACTCTGAACTCCAGCGTACCGGTAATGTCACGGGAATGCAGATCCTGCAAGCTGAAGGGGCCTGTCTCGTGCGTGAGGCTGCCATGCACCGAAAGCCAATTGCCAAACGAGCTGGTCTCCATATAGACGAACTGACGCAGTAAGTTCTGGTTCATATCCACTGGATCAAGCCGGTCTCGGCGATTGGTGAATTGCAATCCAGTATGGAAGACCATGGTGTTGCTTCCCAGGCGAACCACGGGCGCAATACCCACATTGAAAATAGTGTCGAAGGTACTGCGATCGCGAATGAGATCGGTACTGGGGAAGGAGATGCGCCCTCCCGCGATGCGTTCTCCGACGAAACCCTCAATCGTCGGTATGTTCTCCGGGTGAATGCGGAAGTGCTCGGCCGCCAGCGACTCGTAAGAAGATCGAGGCGGCGGCAGCGTTGCGGCATTGCCACCGCCATGAAGCCTGGCATCGAGAGTGTAAATATTGATGTCCTCGAAAGTGGGTGCGAAATAGGCTTGTGTTGCCAGACTGAGCTCATCGCTGATTGGCTTGCCTTCCTCACTCTCCAACTCGAACTGGCTGATCGCCGCCTGGTTGTCAGGATCGCCTCCGACGACCGCACTGGCTCGGCCAAACTCCATCAGAGCGCGTTCGGTGTCCTGTTTTTGGCGGTAAACATTGGCCAAGGTCATCAGGTAGTCATAGTCCTGGTCGGAGTCGGCGGATTTCTCCAGGATTTTCAGCTGCATCTCCGCATCGTGTGGATTGCCCTGAGCCAGGTAGCTGTTAGCTAACCCTAGTGCAACTACGCGTTCATCTGCTCCCGCCGTACGGGCTTTGTCGAAATAGGTGCGCGCTAAATCGAAGTCGTGAAGCGTAAGCAGAATATCGCCCGCTTCGACCAAATCTGACGGCGTAACCGGTCCTGCTTCACCGATGCGCGCTTCGGCAAATCCAAGACTGATTTGCTGACGAGCATCCTCGAAGTTCCCTTCCCGGGCAAACACGCGCGCAATCGCTAATCGGGTGGCCACGCGATCTGACTCTCCCGACTCCAGGGCCCGTCCAAAGCGATCCATAGCCGCCTGGCGCTTGCCCAGGGTAAGCAGAGCATCGCCCGTGGTCATCAGGATGGCTGGCTTCCCTGCTCTCTGCTGCTCGGCCAGCTGGATGTATCGCATCGCCTCGTCTTCGCGCCCCAGATGCGCATAGCAGCGGGACATTTGCGCCTGCAGCAAAGGATCGCCGGGAGCGAGCGCCATCGCGTCATTCAGGGCTTGGATGGCGTCGTTATAGCGATGCATTTGGTACAGGGTATCGGCCAATGCCATGCGGGTTGTCAGGTCATTAGGTGTGTCGGCCAGGGCCGCGCGATATTCGCCCTCTGCTTTTCCCAGGCGTTGCTGCTGGCGAAAAGCCTCAGCCCGCGCTAAGTGCCAAGCTCGAGGTTTGCCCAGCAGTCTTTCGGCGGAATCCAATTCGCTCAATGCTGCCTGAGAACGACGGAGTTGCAAGTCTGCATAGGCCAGCCCAAGATGAGCCTCACCGTAATCTGGCCTCAGCTTGATCGCGGCCTGAAAATCCCGTGTCGCTGCTCGGGCGCGCTTCAAGTCATTCAGCACGTATCCTCGGTTCACGTATCCGGTAGCCATCTTGGGATCCCGTTCCAAGGCGCGAGTGAAATCGTTGAGCGCGTCATCCAATAGCCCATTGTGATAGTGGACGTAGCCTGCAATGAGAGCCAGATCCTTATCGCGGGGCAGAACCTTCTCGTATTCGTTTACAAGCTGAAGCGCTTCATCATAGCGGCCAAGGTAGTACAAATCGTAGGCGTAGTAGACCGGCGCCTGTGGATCCCGTGGCAGCTTTTGAATGACCTTTGCCCCTAAGCTCGCCGAATCCTTATAGGCGCCACGGAAGAACAGATAGCGCTCGCGCTCACGCATCACCTGTGGATGCTGGTCCATCTCGCCGGTGCTTCGAGCGAGCCATTTCTGAGCTAGCTCCAGATCATGCGCTTCCAACGCCGCGTTGGTCCCTCCGGCGATAACCATCGGATTGGTCGGCATCAGCTTGTAAGCCGTTTCATAGCTCAACTCAGCGGCAGGCAGCTTGCGCAAGGCTGTATCGAGATCGCCTAATGCCAGATGGGGAGCATAGTCGCCGGGATGAAGTTCCATGGCGCGAGCAAAGTAGCCCTCCGCAGCTTTTGGATCACCCATCTCCCGCGCCAGATATCCCAGCGAAGTCAGCGCAAATCGATTTTGTGGATCCAGAGTGAGCACACGCTGGAACATCTTCTGCGCTTCCTCCTTGCGATCGAGCTTCCAGAGCAGAAATCCATAATTCAGGACCAGATTAGGATTCGAAGGCGCCAGTGCCAGAGCCTCTTTCATGTCACGATCAGCGGCGGTCATGTTTCCGGAGGCGGATTCAATCACGCCTCGCAGGCGCAGGAACTCGGGCCGCGAAGAATCTGAAATCTGAATTTTCTGAATTGCGCTGCCGGCCAGCTCGAGCTGTTGGTTCGCTTCCCCTGGATTGTCAGCGCGGCGATAGAGATCGTAAAGCGCCAGGCGCAGCTGAATTGGATATAAACTGCCCTCGGCAGGAACTTCCGGTGAGTGACTCAACGCCAGTTGATATTCCTGAATGGCATCTGCTGGCCGGTTTTGCAGATCCGCGATCTGAGCAAGGATGGCGTGCAAACGATAATTCTTCTGATCCCGGTTACGGGCACGGTCTAGAAAGGGTTTGGCGGCATCCGGTTTGCCGGCATTGATGAGCGA comes from Terriglobales bacterium and encodes:
- a CDS encoding tetratricopeptide repeat protein, producing the protein MTSMGKVLCCAALWLIAVTGNAWAQNFEIANPNGKPASTSKQSGNSDAAQSGIGWGSGVEVARQAHAAQDALRTGNYAAAVDYAERATRAAPSDASLWLLLGYAARLAGRYQLSEDAYQHAQVIQPSSGAALSGLAQTYAKMGRQEEARQLLLKTLTVSPKNPEILAFAGELFLGSDPQRALGFLEQADSQKPSSHIEVLMAQVYRRLDQPEQAKRMLLRAKSRAPEDPDVLRAIAGYYRENGQYDEAIASLKEIRSRNPEVQAELAYTYGVAGKQEEAADVYVLAAKAATANIGLQLSAAQSLINAGKPDAAKPFLDRARNRDQKNYRLHAILAQIADLQNRPADAIQEYQLALSHSPEVPAEGSLYPIQLRLALYDLYRRADNPGEANQQLELAGSAIQKIQISDSSRPEFLRLRGVIESASGNMTAADRDMKEALALAPSNPNLVLNYGFLLWKLDRKEEAQKMFQRVLTLDPQNRFALTSLGYLAREMGDPKAAEGYFARAMELHPGDYAPHLALGDLDTALRKLPAAELSYETAYKLMPTNPMVIAGGTNAALEAHDLELAQKWLARSTGEMDQHPQVMRERERYLFFRGAYKDSASLGAKVIQKLPRDPQAPVYYAYDLYYLGRYDEALQLVNEYEKVLPRDKDLALIAGYVHYHNGLLDDALNDFTRALERDPKMATGYVNRGYVLNDLKRARAATRDFQAAIKLRPDYGEAHLGLAYADLQLRRSQAALSELDSAERLLGKPRAWHLARAEAFRQQQRLGKAEGEYRAALADTPNDLTTRMALADTLYQMHRYNDAIQALNDAMALAPGDPLLQAQMSRCYAHLGREDEAMRYIQLAEQQRAGKPAILMTTGDALLTLGKRQAAMDRFGRALESGESDRVATRLAIARVFAREGNFEDARQQISLGFAEARIGEAGPVTPSDLVEAGDILLTLHDFDLARTYFDKARTAGADERVVALGLANSYLAQGNPHDAEMQLKILEKSADSDQDYDYLMTLANVYRQKQDTERALMEFGRASAVVGGDPDNQAAISQFELESEEGKPISDELSLATQAYFAPTFEDINIYTLDARLHGGGNAATLPPPRSSYESLAAEHFRIHPENIPTIEGFVGERIAGGRISFPSTDLIRDRSTFDTIFNVGIAPVVRLGSNTMVFHTGLQFTNRRDRLDPVDMNQNLLRQFVYMETSSFGNWLSVHGSLTHETGPFSLQDLHSRDITGTLEFRVGRPWGNNALITGYAARDLLFNPLVREYFTTSTYVGWQHRFNERLKVTGLAEYLRSWRVENSLYALAQAVRPAVRVEYFPNHRWSVEGSFALSRGQGFHDYDNADGQLLVSYMKPIHRAGDDGKGGSRIGYPLKLSFGVEQQTFYNFSGQGGKTEVLPVFHLTLF